A single genomic interval of Gossypium raimondii isolate GPD5lz chromosome 11, ASM2569854v1, whole genome shotgun sequence harbors:
- the LOC105761591 gene encoding UPF0481 protein At3g47200, which produces MFSTEEGGGAVGAVSTDQAITDNNDSVSIDMDVPLRDGEVANLRLLDEAFDGDEINLGAKPLIQRVPSTLGRHQDFRKYFKPKVISIGPLHHDDPTLRKSEKLKLKLAALFVKKIGVDKDTLYNNMKKEIDDLKKCYDPKGLEKYSNDNEKLAWIFFVDGCAILQAVYRRYGDDDNGDDNDGKLFIKDDLLTFVYSDLFLLENQLPFRVLELLTRPRKNGEKFMNAIQRFIDETVIIPGEDREWWWKQQKEGERIHLLHLLRERLLLRKVRIRCWCFLWEFTRHGFGKAAARRKRTKRYHSRTIGNVKELKKAGIWLEASETSNLTDISFNHIFFFGKLRLPPISVDDSTMNLIAYEMCPDFDNDFTVTSYMCFLDLLIDEAEDVKDLRDSGILYNGLGSDEEMAKLFNKMNTDLVPSPTIYSGVKEKIHNHCKTMWINHAAQGYHTYFRSPWTFLAFLGAIAALTLSALQTYYTIHQPK; this is translated from the exons ATGTTCTCCACGGAGGAAGGAGGCGGCGCCGTCGGAGCAGTTTCCACTGATCAAGCAATCACCGACAACAACGATTCCGTGAGCATTGATATGGACGTCCCTCTTAGAGATGGAGAAGTAGCGAATCTCCGGTTATTAGACGAAGCTTTCGACGGCGACGAAATCAACCTCGGTGCCAAACCATTGATACAAAGAGTCCCATCAACCCTTGGTCGTCACCAAGATTTCAGGAAGTATTTCAAGCCGAAAGTGATCTCAATCGGCCCACTCCACCACGATGATCCCACCCTCCGGAAATCCGAGAAGCTCAAGCTCAAATTAGCAGCACTTTTCGTCAAAAAAATTGGCGTCGATAAGGATACGTTGTACAACAACATGAAGAAAGAGATTGATGACTTAAAGAAATGCTATGATCCAAAGGGATTAGAGAAGTATAGCAACGATAACGAGAAACTGGCTTGGATTTTCTTCGTTGACGGCTGCGCAATTTTACAAGCAGTTTACAGGCGTTACGGTGATGATGATAATGGTGATGATAATGATggtaaattgtttattaaagaCGATTTGCTGACATTTGTGTACTCGGATCTGTTCTTGTTGGAAAACCAATTACCTTTTCGTGTTCTTGAATTGCTTACAAGGCCTAGAAAAAATGGCGAAAAGTTCATGAATGCAATCCAAAGGTTCATCGACGAAACTGTTATCATCCCAGGCGAGGACAG GGAATGGTGGTGGAAGCAGCAAAAAGAAGGAGAGCGAATTCACTTATTGCATCTACTACGAGAAAGACTCCTTCTCAGAAAAGTACGAATACGGTGCTGGTGTTTTCTTTGGGAATTCACTCGACACGGATTTGGCAAAGCAGCagcaagaagaaaaagaacaaaacggTACCATTCACGCACCATTGGTAACGTAAAAGAGCTTAAAAAGGCCGGGATATGGTTAGAAGCCAGCGAAACAAGTAATTTAACCGACATCAGTTTCAACCATATCTTCTTCTTCGGAAAATTACGGTTACCGCCGATCTCCGTCGATGATTCAACCATGAACTTAATAGCTTACGAAATGTGTCCGGATTTCGACAACGATTTCACCGTCACTTCATATATGTGTTTCCTTGATTTATTGATCGATGAAGCTGAAGATGTCAAAGACCTTAGAGACTCCGGCATACTATACAATGGATTGGGCAGTGATGAAGAAATGGCTAAGCTTTTCAATAAGATGAACACTGATTTGGTTCCTAGTCCGACAATTTACAGTGGGGTTAAAGAGAAAATACATAATCATTGTAAGACTATGTGGATTAATCATGCAGCTCAAGGTTATCATACTTATTTTAGGAGTCCTTGGACGTTTTTGGCATTTTTGGGTGCCATTGCTGCACTTACTCTTAGTGCTTTGCAGACTTATTATACCATACATCAACCAAAGTAA